The nucleotide sequence GGACACTTCCCTGATATAGTGGTGCAAAATCGACGCGTTCTGGGTATGGGGGAGTCAACGATATGACCGCAGGAAATTACGATCCGTTCAGTCCGATGAGAACGTTTGTGCAGACCGCCCAAGCGGCGCTGCCGGAACTCGACACCTGGAAGCAGATCACGGACGAAGAGGTTGAGCTGGTCGCGGACATGACGCGCCGTAACGAGTTGTCCGGGGGTACGCCGGTGGTGCGGGCGTTCGAGGCGCGATGGCGGCAATGGATTGGCACGCGCTACTCCATCACCGTGATGAACGGAACATCCGCGTTGTACAGCGCGTACTTCGGGTTGGGCGTCGGTCCGGGGGATGAGGTCATCTGCCCCGTGAACACGTGGATCTGCACGATTGCACCGGCGGTGCTGCTGGGGGCCAGGCCCGTGTTCTGCGATATCGACCCCGAGACCCTGCTGATGGACCCCACCGATTTGGAGCGCAAGATTTCCGATAAGACGGCGTGCATCGTGCCCGTACACCTGTGGGGCAACGTGTGCGAGATGGACGCGATCATGGCAATTGCGAAAAAATGCGGCGTCCGCGTGGTCGAAGACTGTTCCCACGCGCACGGGGCCAAGTATAAGGGGCGCATGTGTGGGGCCATCGGCGATGCGGGATGCTGGAGCCTGCAGGGGTCGAAATCCGTCAGTGCGGGCGAAGGCGGCGTGATGACGACCGACGACACCGACCTATTCGAGCGGGCCTGTCTGCTGGGGCAGGTCAACCGCATCGAGGGCGTCGATCTGGTCACGACCCGGTACGAAGAGCATCAACCGCTGGGCTTGGGCATGAAATTCCGGGCGCATCCGCTGGGCGTCGGCATTGCCAATGTGCAGCTCGACAAGCTCGACGCGCTAAACGCTCGGCGGCGGGCGTACATCGAAGATGTGGAGGCCGGGCTTGAGGATATTCCCGGGCTGCGCCCCATCCATGTGCCGGAAGGCGCGGAGCGCGGTGGATACTACGGCTTCCCCGCGATCCACGAACCCGAAGCCATGGGCGGCGTATCCACAGCGGATTTCATCGCTGCGCTGAAACAAGTGGGCGTCAACGCGACGGCCACGCCCTACGTGAATCTGCACACGCTGCCCATTTTCGCGAAAGGATTCGACGTGTTCACTCGCAACCGCGGGCCGCTTTGCCCAAGCGAAGGATATGCCGGTTATGCGTCCGGGGACTTCCCGGGCGCCGAGCTTGCGGCAAAGCGAACCGTGTTTCTGCCTCGGTTGAGCAATCCCACGCCGGGGGCCGCGCAAGCGATACTGGATGCATTGTGCCGGACGGCGGAGAAGCTGATTGAGGGGGCCCGGTGAGTCCTGTCAGCTCCACAACACCGTTGGGTGAATCGCTGGCCGGTTTTGAATCGGCCATGCGCCGGTTTCAGAACGTCCTCAAGCCTGACGACCGGTTGTATGGGGCCGTATTCGACGGGACCGAAGACTGGACGAACCTGCTTGCATACAAGCTGGTGCCGCACCTTGCCGAAGAGAGTTGTCTCATCGTTGCGATCACCGGCGGCACAAACACGGGGAAGTCGACGGTCTTCAACCTGCTTCTTGGCCGGGCTGTGAGTCCGGTGATGGCGACCGCCGCCGCGACAGCGCGGCCCCTCATCGCCGCGAACGACCGCCGGGCGAAGGAATGCCTTGAGGGAAAGTTTGTGCCGGAGTTCGCGCCGCGTCCGCTGGAGCAGGCCGAAGCCGTGATTGGACGCGAGGCACCTGCCAACACGCTCTACGTCGCGCGCGAAGAGTCGTTGCCGGACCGGCTTGCCCTGTTCGACACGCCCGACGTGGACTCGATCGAGCGCGAGCATTGGGAAGTGGCAGACAATATTCGCGCGGCGGGCGACGTGCTCGTGGCCGTACTGACGGGTGAGAAGTACAAGGATGACCGGGTGGTGAGCTATTTTCGGCACGCCATCGCGTCGGGCCGCGTCGTTGTGCCGGTGATGAACAAGGCGAACCCCGCGCGAGACATGGAAGTGGCGCGAAAGCAGTTGGCGGAGTTTGTGGAACTGGTGGGGTGCGACACGCCGGTCTTTGCGATCCCGCACGACTTCAATGCTTCCGAAAAACTCGACCAACCCATTCGTGCGTTGGACCGCGATGAAACGCTGCTTGCGTATCTGTTGTCCCTGGACGTGCCGGCCATCAAACGACGGGTCTATCAAGGCACCGTTGCTCACTTAACAGAACGTGCAGGCGCGTTTCTCGAACACGCCACGGGCGTCGGGCTTGTGTTGCGATCCGCGATGAACGAATTCGACGCGCGCGCAATGGCGGCCGCGGCCAAGTACGATCCCGCTCCGGGGTCGGCGGTTGGCGGCATGTTCCATGAGTATGTTCAGCGCAAACGCGGTCTGCTGTTTCGTTGGATCGGGTCGGGAAGCAAGCTGGTGGTGCAAGGGGCGAGTGCCGTAGGGCGCACCATCACCGGGGCGTTTCGGAAGCGCGCACAGCTTGAAGCCAACGCGGCAAAACAGACCGATGCCGAGTTGCATGCGACCCACGCCAAGAACATCGATCGCATTGCGCGCGAGTTGCTGGCAGAGTCCATAGCCTTCTCGCGGAATCTGCGTGAACCCGCCGCGCACCTGGTGGAGGCACCGCTGGAGGACACGGATGTGGAGTCGGCGGCGCAAAACGTGATTGAGAATACGCTGTCTTCGGAGAACGTGTCGGAAGAGTTTCGCCGGCACGCTTATCGGACGCTGGACGCATGGTGGAGCGATCACAAGGGGAAGCGGCGCGTGCTTGAGGCGCTCGATGGCATTCTTGCCGTGACGCCCGCGGCGATTGCCGCGCCGATATCGTTGCACACGGGCGGTGTGGGCGTGGCAGAGACGATGATTGTCGTGGGGCCGGTGGTAGAACAATTCATGGCGCGCGTAATCGAGTATCAGTTTGGCGATGCCCTGTTCGATTTTCTTTCGCCGTGGCGCAAGGAGCAGCAAGACGCGCTGTACCGCGCCTTGCGCGCACACCTGTTGTCACCGGGTCTGGATGAATTGAAGCACTATTTGGACGCGCTTGAGGGAGAGCCGATGCGCGAACTGCGGAGTTGGCACGAACGATGTCGGACAGCTTAGGCGGGATACTGGCGCGGTTGGAGGAAATCGCCGCGTACGACGGGCCCTGGAAGCCATTGCGCGACGAAGCGCCGCTATTGCGGGCGCGATTGCAGGAGCTGCGCGAGCGCGAAACGCGATTGGACGATCTGCTTGTAGTCGCGTTGGTCGGCGGATCGGGCGTAGGGAAATCGACGCTGCTGAATGCCTTGGCGGGCGACCAACTCGCGGCAACGTCGGAGTTTCGTCCGTGCACATCCGTGCCGACGGTATATCACCCGCCTGGAGCCGTGCTGGGGATGAAAGACTGGAACCGGGTGTCGGGTTCCGCGCTGGAGAACTTGGTCATTATCGATACGCCCGATTCGGACACCGTCGAACATGCGCACCGCGAGAAGGTCGTGGAGGCGTTGCGAGAAGCGGACGTGATTCTCATCTGCGGAAGTCCGGAGAAGTATCTCGACGAGGCAACGTGGTCATTGCTGCGGCCGCTGCAAGGCGAACGCACCATGGTGTGCGTGGAGACGAAGGCCGATCTGTCGACGGAGGATGTGCGCGAACACTGGACAGCGCGATTGCGCGAGCAGGGGTTCGAGGTGTCCGGGTACTTTCGCATCAGCGCGCGCCGGTCGTTGGATCGCAAACTGACGGGACACGCGCCCCACGGAGACGAGTTCGATTTCGCGCGGTTGGAGGCCTTTCTCCGAACGGAATTGTCGAGCGAGCGGGCGCGGCGCATCAAACGCTCGAATGCGCTCGGTCTACTGACAAAGACGCAGCAACGCTTGACAGAGAATGTTGTTGTGCGGAGACCCGAGTTGGAGTCGCTTCAAACGAAGATCGGGGAGACCGACAAGGCGATTGCGCGCGAGACGTGTACGATTATCGGGCGCAGGCTGTTCGCGGAACCGCACCTCTGGAACTATGCGTTGGGCCGCGAAGTGGCGTTGCGCGCAAAAGGCATCGTGGGCACGTTGTACCGCATTCTGGAAGCGGCGCGCTCGTTTCCCGCGCGGCTGGCGCAACGGTTCTCGTGGGGTGGTGCAGCGTCGGCGGGGCGGCAGGCCGCGGCCATGCTGAACGAAGATGGCGTGTTCGCGGAAGACATCACGGTTGCGACCGACGCGATTCGCGACGTGTATGCGCAGCGCCGCAGCGAGCTCGCGCTGGATTGGGTGCGCGCGGGGTTCGAGCCGTCCGACGCTGAAGCGGGCTTCACGGAGTTCCATCACGCGGTACAACAGCGTCTCGGCTTCCTGTTGCGAGGTCCTGCCCGCGATCGTGTTGTGTCCCGCGCGAAATGGTTGACGTGTTGGCCATTGGCCCTGTTGGTCGACGCGCCTCCGGTCGCGTTTGTGGGGTACGCGGGATATCGCATCGTCTCCGACTATTTCATGGGCGTCGTGTTGACGAGCGACTACTTCTTGCATAGCGGCGCGGTGTTGGCGATTTTGCTTGCTGTAGAGTTGCTACTCATTTCGTTGATTTCGCGCATGTGCGCGTGGTCGGCGCGACGGCGCGCCGCGAGCGATCTGCGCGCCGCGATACTCTCGGGCAACCTCGCGTTTCTTCACGAGCGCGCGGTGCTGACAGTGGCATCATCCAGAGTGCGCGACCTCGAAGAAGTGCAGAGCGCTTCGGTATAGGTATCAATCGGTCGCTAAACGGAAAACGCCCCCGAGTTCGGGGGCGTTGCGTTTGTAAGAGCGACTGAAGTTACTTGCCTGCGGGCGATTTGGTCTTGGCGACGAGCGGCAACAGGTTCTTGTCGATGTCCGCATCGGACTTGCCGATGTCAGCCTTGAACAAATACCAATTCTCAACGTGCTCGGCCGAGCCTCCTTCGGATGCCAGTTTCGCTGTAGCCCCGAGGGATTCAATCTCAAGCATGTCTTCGTTCGTGAACGTTTCGGTGTTGCATCCGCCGTCCGGATAAATCGCGCCTTCTTTGTACGCGAAGCGCTTCACAAAGACGTCGCCGTTCAACGTATAGGCTGCCCAGCCCGGCGTGTTCTTGAAACCGACCTTCTGCGGCTTCGTATTCTTGGGATCCTGCTGAAGCTGGATGTATTTCGTGCTCCATGTCCAACGCGGGTCGGCCATGTCCGTGTAGTGCCACAACACGAGTGGACGCGCCGGCAGCAAGTAATCGGTGTGCGCGCGGAATTCCTCGTGCGGATAGATTGCGCGGCCGTTCTGCGCCATGACCGACAGCGCCCACGGGGCCAGTTCAACGTCCCAGAGATTCCGGTTCACGGCGCGATGAAGGACCGTCACGAGGTTCTCCTTCGGGTCGACCGTGATCTCCATTTGCTTCTGAATGCCCGTCGAGGCCTCGACATCTTGCGTGAGACGCAAGGTCGTTCCGTTCCACTCATACATTACAGGGGAGTTGTCGGGCGAGTACGTGCGAGGAATGGCTTCGGGCGCGTGCCAGAAGCGATGACCGCCATAGATGCGCCAGTCGTCGCCGCCGGTCTTGCCCTGCATCTCTTTGTATTCACGGAACAGATTTTGACCGCCGACAAATCCAAGGCGCACGACGCGCGGCCCGACATCCGTCGTCACGACGACCTCGATTTGTCCGTTGCTCAACACGATGCAGTTCGGCCAGCCGCCGAATTCTTTCTTCTCCATGGTCACCTCCGCGTGCGCCGCGAATACCGGCGCGAACAGTACAAACGCCACGACAAGGCTGAGACGCTGCATGTGGCACCTCCGCTTTGTTTTCCGGTTTGGGAACCCGACTCCCGCGCAGCACTGTAGCAAAAGACGGGGGTGTGTGGCGAGAATTGGCGAGGACAAGTGGACAAAGGGAAACGTGCTGGATTGGCAAGCACGCTTGTGGCTGCGGCAATCACTGGCGCCCTTACAGGGCGCACGCTTAGGGGACGTGGTTACCCGGGCTTGTGTATGCCGTGCCTGCGGCGCAATGAGCGAGCCGCATGTGGGTGCGGGCTGCGTCTTTGATTGGGTAACGTTGTGCTAACGGAACTGAGAGTGACCGGCGCTTGGGTTCTGAATTGCGTCATGAGTTGGGAAACTGCGTGCCTAAAGCGCCCTAGATTTGTAGTAAGTATGAAATCGGATAAGGCAATTGGGCAAACGTAAACAGAGGGAAATCACTGTTCTGCTTAACTCCTACAATTGATTTCTTGAGCGCCGTAGGTGCGTAATACCAGAGCCTGGGGTGCGGCATGGCGGGCCGCCATGGCGTACCCCAGGAATAATTGCCGACAAGAAGTGCGCCCTGTAGGGGCGCGAGTAGTTCGGAAGGAGGCGCGGTGTCGCAATCGTTGGCACGAATCATTCTTCATGTGGTGTGGAGCACGAAACATCGGAGGCCGGTTATCTCGGATATTGTAGCCCCTTCGTTGTATTCATACATCGGGGGGATTCTGCGCGAATGCGATTCGTCGCTGGTCGCCGCCGGGGGGATGTTTGATTACGTTCACCTTCTGTGCGAGTGCTCGAAGAACCATGGGGCTTCGAAGATCGTTAAGGAAGTGAAGGTTGGCTCATCAATTTGGATAAAGACACAAAATGCGGTGCCGGGCGATTTTTGTTGGCAGGCGTGATACGCCGCGTTTTCGGTTAGTCCGTCGAATATCAAGCGCGTTGCGGAGTATATCGGGTCGCAGCGCATGCACCATGCGAAATTGTCGTTTCAGGCTGAATTGCGGGCGCTGTTGAAGCGGCATGCGGTGACGTTTGACGAGCGGCACGTGTGGGATTGAGGGCGGAAAGCTACTCGCGCCCTTACAGGGCGCACGCTTAGGGGGCGTGGTTACCTGGGGTTCCGGTTCGCGTCTGCCGACGCAAACCTCCACCCCTGGCTGGAGTATTTCGCGCTTGCAGCGCTCTGGAGTATCGAATCAAATCATCGTTGTGTACCGGTGGTTGAGTCTCTTTGGGTTGCGGCTATGCCACCCCAGGCTGGAGTATTTCGCGCTTGCAGCGCTCTGGAGTATCGAATCAAATCATCGTTGTGTATCGGTGGTTGAGTCTCTTTGGGTTGCGGCTATGCCACCCCGGGCTGGAGTATGCCGTGGAAGAACGAATTGGGCAGGCGCGTGAGTTGCGAAATAGGATGGGACATGCCATGCCTGCGGCAATAGAGACAGATCGCGCCTAAGACGGCATAAGTATTCGCTCATAAGAATTCCCTGAGGCAAAGAGCAGGCAATATGTCGTTCGGTGCGTCTTGCTGCGATAGCCTTAAGCGATTTCTCCTTAGAATTCGCATTGCGCGCGCGACCGTGTATGCTATGCGCCGAATTGCGAATCCCCTTTACTGGAGCTACACGATGCCGTATTTCACCGAACTGTCCGCGTTGTTTGAAGAGGTTTCGAACTGGGCCGATTTACGGCATGAGCAGAAGGCGAAGATTGCGCCGATTCTTGCCAGGTTGCAGAAGACCCTTGCCGATTCCAAGCGCGACTTGGAGCGAGCGAATCCTGCCTCGGAAGTATCCAAACGAGAACCTAACAAACTCGTCGAGATTCAGGCTGTGCGCCCCAAAGGGCCGCGACGCATCGGAAACGCGATGCCCAAGGATCGCATTCAATCGCGCATGCGCGGCGCGTGGCTGGGACGTGCGGCGGGGTGTACGTTGGGTGCGCCGGTCGAGTCGTGGACGCCGGACGCGATGGAAGATCTGGCGCGCGTCGGGAAACAAGCGTTTCCGCCAACCGACTACTGGGCCGTTCATCCGAACCCGAGCCGTGTCCACTATAACGAATGCACATTTCGCGAGTATCTCAAGGGCAACCTCCGGGCAGTTCCGGTCGACGACGATCTGGCCTACACGCTGCTTGGCTTGTTGATCCTGGAACGGTTTGGGCCGAAGTTCACCACGAAGGACGTGGGCGCGGCCTGGCTCGATCATGTGCCCATGGCATACACCGCGGAAGAAGTGGCATTGAACAATCTCAAACGCGGCGTGCCCGCGGCCAAAGCTGCCGAAATCGGGAATCCCTATCAGGAGTGGATTGGCGCGGACATCCGCAGCGATCCGTGGGGCTATGCCGCGCCGGGCTGGCCGGAACGCGCGGCGGAATACGCCTACCGCGACGCGTATTTGTCGCACCGCTACAACGGCATCTACGGCGAGATGTTCTTTTCCGCCGCGATAGCCGCCGCTTTTGTCGTGGATTCGCCGATGGAAGCGCTGCGTATCGGACTGACGGAGATCCCGAAAGAGTGCCGTCTTGCCGACGACCTTCGCTGGGCCTTCAAGCGCGCGCCGCGCATTCGCGATTGGCGCGAAGCGCGCAAGGTCGTTGATGAGCGCTTCAAGGGCATGCACCACGTTCACACGAATAACAATGCGTGCCTGACCGTGTTTGGATTGCAGCTTGGGGGCGGTGACTTCACGAAGACCATCGGCGGGATTGTCGCGATGGGACTCGACAACGATTGCACGGGGGCGACGGCGGGGTCGATCTTTGGCGCGGTGTACGGTATCGAACGCATCCCGGAGCACTGGTGGAAACCGTTCGGAAATGGCGTGCGCAGTTATCTGAAGGGACACAAGAAGTTCACGACAAGCGATGTGGTGAAACGGTTCCTCGCTGTGGCGCGGCGCACGTGGGAAGACGCGACGTAGCTTCTGCTCAGCCGGATTTCGCCGGGTTCAACTCCAGCGGAGTAGTGCGCCACTTCGTATGCTCGAATGCGTAGAACGTGAGAACGAACCGGCTCACGTGGCTTACCAGTATCGCGGCCCAGATTACGTTCGTGCTCAAAAGTCCCAGCGATTTGAAGACCTGGCAGATCGTGAGCAGGATGACGATCTGGGTCACGATGGCGATCCACATTGGCTTCTTCGTTTCGCCCGCGCCAATGAGCCCACCGGTCAACGCGAGGGCCGTGGCAAGAAACAAGCCCGATACCGCCAGAAAGCGCAGCAGCGTGACCCCGTACAGCATGACGTGTTCGTCTTTTGCATTGAAGATTCCCAACAAGGCTTGCGGCACGGTCACCGCTACAATTCCCCACACGACGGCCCACACGAGCCCCATCGCCGTGGCGATATGAACGCCGCGCTTGCCTCGGGCGGGCTTGCCGGCGCCGATGTTTTGCCCCATGAGCGAAGAAGAGGCGCCGCGCAGCCCCAGGGCGGCCCACGTCAGGAAAGAAAACAACTGCGCGTAGCAGATGGTGTAGGCCGCTTGGGCCGCTGAACTGAATTCGAGCGAGCCAATGTAGCGGTATACGAAAATGCCGCCGATGTTCAGCGCCACCGCGTGAATGCCCGACGGCACGCCAATCCGCGCCACGACCTTGAGCACGGAGAAATCGGGGATCAAGGTCCATTTGGGCGGCGGCTGCAGAATCATCTTCCGGCGGAGGATCAGGGTGATCGTGATAATGATGGCGGGAATCGGGGCGAAGCACGTGCCAAGCGCGGCGCCCGTAGTGCCCATGGGCTTGAAGATGCCCAGTCCGGTGATGAAGACGGAGCTGAGCAGGATGTTCACAGCCGTTGTCAGGATGGACAACATCAGCGGGATTTTTGCTTCGCCGGAAGACTGCATGGCCGTGCTCAACAAGAAGACGGCCGAGAGCGGAAGACCGCACGCGAAGAGGGTTCGCAGGTAAGGTATCGCGTAGAGTTGTACATCGGGCTTGGCGTTGACGTGCGCAAGAACCACGGGCGACAACAGGTACCCGATCGGCGCGATGACGAAAATCACGAGGTAGAGTGTCGCGAGAAACACGTCATGCATGACGCGGCTCATTTCCTCGCGCGCCTTTTTGCCGGCGGACTGCGAGATAAGCACGCCCATACCGTGAAACAAGGACGCGAGCGACACCACGACAACCAGGAAGATAACCCACGACACGCCGATAGCGGCGTTTGCGGCCACGTCTTGGACATAGTGGCCCACCAACACCTGATCGACCAGCCCGCGCAGGCCGTTGATGATATTCATCGTGACAATCGGCCACGAGAGTTTCCATACCGAGCGCAGGATGCTGCCGGAGACTAGATCGTCGTCAAAAGCTTTCATTCGTGCCGTGCAGTTGCCGAGTAATGGCAGAAGACATGCGCCGAAACCGCATTTCGTCGCAGATTCCTGCCTCCTTGTAAGAGGCAGACTATATCACGGAGCGGGTGCGGCGGACGATTTCCCCTGTTATCGATGGGAGGGAGGACGAACTCAGGTACTCACTGGAATTGCCCTATCCGTCATTCCCGCGCAAGCGGGAATCCATCTTAGGTCCAGCCCGCACGTCACACGGCAAAGATGGACCCCCGCTTTCGCGGGGGTGACGACTAGTGTTAACGCAGATGAGTTATCGCGGAGCTAGACCGCGCTCAAATCGCAGCAGCCGCCGCGAAGGCCTTCTTTGCCGCCTCCAATGTGCGGTCGAGTTCGTTCTTGCCGTGGGCGGAACTCATGAACATGGCCTCGAACTGAGACGGAGCCAAATACACACCGTTTTCGAGCATGGTCCAGAAGAAAGCGGCGTATTGCTTCGTGTTGGAGGCCGTCGCTTCGGCGTAGTTGCGCACGGGCCCGTCGTGGAAGAACATGCACGCCATCGAACCCACGCGAGTCTGGCACACGGGTATCCCCGCTTCGCGCGCGAGTGTGCCAAGACCGTCGCAGAGAGTTTCCAGCGACTTCTCGATGGACTCGACGACTCCGGGCGATGAAAGGACTTCGAGCGTGGCGAGTCCCGCCGCGGTGGCCAACGGGTTTCCGGAGAGCGTGCCCGCCTGGTAGATGGGGCCGACGGGAGAGACGTGGTCCATGATCGAAGCGGGTCCGCCGTACGCGCCGACGGGAAGCCCACCGCCGATGACTTTGCCGAGCACGGTCAAGTCGGGCGTGATGCTATACCGTTGTTGCGCGCCGCCCAGCGCAACGCGGAAGCCCGTCATGACCTCGTCGAAGATAAGCAATGCGCCGTGCTGTTTCGTCAAGGCGCGTAACCCTTCGAGATAGCCCGGCTCGGGTAGAACAACGCCCATGTTGCCTGCGACGGGTTCGATGATGATGCACGCGATCGCGTCGCCATGTTCCTTAAATAAAGCCGTAGCCGCGTCGAGATCGTTGTAGGGCATGGTCAGCGTGCAGGACGCATAGCCCGCGGGAATGCCGGGGCTGGTCGGCACGCCCAGCGTGGTCAGACCGCTGCCGGCCTTGACGAGCAATCCGTCGACGTGCCCGTGATAGCAGCCCTCGATCTTCACGACGAGATCCCGCTTGGTGTAGCCGCGCGCGAGACGTATCGCGCTCATGGTGGCTTCGGTGCCGCTGTTGACGAGCCGAACCTTTTCGATGGAGGGGACCAGCTCCACGATGCGTTCCGCGAGACGGATTTCCGCTTCCGTGGGGATGCCGAAGCTTGAGCCTTTGGCCATGGCTTTCTTAACCGCGTCCACGACCTTTGGATGGGAATGGCCAAGCACCAACGGTCCCCAGGATAGGACGTAGTCGATGCATCGGTTTCCGTCGGCGTCGGTAATCCACGCGCCATTTCCTTCCGCGACAAAGAAGGGATCGCCGCCGACGCCTTTGAACGCGCGCACGGGGCTGTTGACCCCGCCGACCATGACGCGGTTTGCCTCTTTCCACAACTGGGCCGAACGTTCGGATTTCATGGAGCCTCCTCTAATCTGGATATATCACGAATGCACACGAACTTATCACGTAGGCTTTGCGATTGCGAGACTTGCAGCGAAAAACAAGAGACTTCTCCGAAGACAGAGTATGTTTGTGAGAAACCCATGCCTAAACAATGGTTCCCGCTCTTACTCGGTATGCGCCTGCTCCGCAAACTGCTCGATTGCGACATCGCCGTCCGGGAAACTCGCGATAACCTTGAGTTCGCCACCCATGGCGGCCACATACCGGCGCAGGGTGCTGACGTACATGTCCGCTTGGCGTTCGATTTTCGACACGGCCGTCTGGCTCATCTGCAACGTTTCTGCCATTTGCTGCTGCGTCAAGGTCATCGCTTTGCGCAACTCGTCAAGCCGCATTTCGGCCATGAGCGTTTGCGCGCGGACCGCGTTCTGTTCGCGGCGAGCGGGCGGAATAGCGGACTGAAGCCGGGAAAACGATTTCGCCATCAGAGTAGTCCTTCTTTGCGCAACGCGTTCAAGTGCTCGTCATAGGCGCGATCGGCTAAGGGTATTGCCATCTCGTACCATCGATCCGAGCCGGTCTTGTCTCCACCGAGGAGAAGGATCGCGACCCTTCTCGGGTCGAAGGCATAGAGAATCCGAAGAGGTCTTCCAGCATGCTGAATCCTCAACTCTCTCATGTGCCCGTGGCTGGAACCTTGCAGACTCGATGAATAGGGAAAGGGGAGTTGCGGACCGCGTTCCTGCAAGAGGCGCACGACCACATCAACGGAATCCTGCTCGTCATCGGACAGAGAATTCCACCAATCCTCGAACTGGTCTATATACTCCACTTCCCAGCTCACACGTCAATTATAACACAAAGGTTATAGAACAAGAAGGTTCTTTTTGGCCGTGTCGCAAAGAGGTAGAAGCAATAGAGATCGTCACCGCCCCCCAAAACGAGGTATCGTAGACGCCTGCTCGCGTGCATCCCGCCCGCGCGCACGGACGATACAGGGGGGAACGCTCATGCATGC is from Candidatus Hydrogenedentota bacterium and encodes:
- the hemL gene encoding glutamate-1-semialdehyde 2,1-aminomutase, yielding MKSERSAQLWKEANRVMVGGVNSPVRAFKGVGGDPFFVAEGNGAWITDADGNRCIDYVLSWGPLVLGHSHPKVVDAVKKAMAKGSSFGIPTEAEIRLAERIVELVPSIEKVRLVNSGTEATMSAIRLARGYTKRDLVVKIEGCYHGHVDGLLVKAGSGLTTLGVPTSPGIPAGYASCTLTMPYNDLDAATALFKEHGDAIACIIIEPVAGNMGVVLPEPGYLEGLRALTKQHGALLIFDEVMTGFRVALGGAQQRYSITPDLTVLGKVIGGGLPVGAYGGPASIMDHVSPVGPIYQAGTLSGNPLATAAGLATLEVLSSPGVVESIEKSLETLCDGLGTLAREAGIPVCQTRVGSMACMFFHDGPVRNYAEATASNTKQYAAFFWTMLENGVYLAPSQFEAMFMSSAHGKNELDRTLEAAKKAFAAAAAI
- a CDS encoding helix-turn-helix domain-containing protein yields the protein MAKSFSRLQSAIPPARREQNAVRAQTLMAEMRLDELRKAMTLTQQQMAETLQMSQTAVSKIERQADMYVSTLRRYVAAMGGELKVIASFPDGDVAIEQFAEQAHTE
- a CDS encoding type II toxin-antitoxin system RelE/ParE family toxin; translation: MSWEVEYIDQFEDWWNSLSDDEQDSVDVVVRLLQERGPQLPFPYSSSLQGSSHGHMRELRIQHAGRPLRILYAFDPRRVAILLLGGDKTGSDRWYEMAIPLADRAYDEHLNALRKEGLL